The DNA window ACCTGTCTCTGTCTGGGTGGGATGTATCCTGCCtagattatgaaaacaaattaTCCCAGGCGCTGATATCAGCACGATGAGTCTTATCGCCGTAGGAAATGCAGTTAGCACTTTCAATACCAATGGATCATCCTGGAAAACCTTTTTCTCCAATTGGGAGCGCCTGACAGCATTCTGCGGGGCTTTTCAAGGCTGCTGGTGAAATATGTTTCCCTTAAATACACCAACTCCATGGCTTTACTCCGATTCTGAATCAATAGATAGATATAATCTTGGTCTTACAGAACGTCTTTGGCGAGGAAATGAAAAGGGACTATCTGATCTTTCTCTAATTGTCTTACCAGACCTATCGTCGTTGTTCATAGCAAGCAATAAAGATGCTGTAgataaagaaagaaaagaaaaattaatGAGAGAGGTAAGGTGCGACAATTGTACGAATGACTATCAAAATTGAACCATAAACAACTAACAGAGAACTCAATGAAACATACCCGTGTCTGCTAGCGAACCCAAGGCACCATCCTTTGATTTTAAATGTCGTCCTGGTCGCAAACCGTTCTCGGTTGCTGAATCGACCTGACCACCTGCACCACCATCGCCCAGCCTAAGAGAAATCCAGTCCTCATTACTAATGCTACCATGCGAATGTTCTTGATGGTCTCTCAAATCAGACTGTGCCACAGGTGTTTCAGATGGCCGTGTGGGGAGAAATATTTGAAGCGAAGGATCATTACCATTGACCACCAAAGGATTATCCAGTAAGCCATTATTTATATCTGAATGCTGAGCAGTAGACTCAGGGATGAAGGCTGCTGGTCCCATGCCAGTCTCTGCGGCCAACGCAAAGTCATTTATGGTCGATGAACAATTAAGAGAACCATGTTGCATGTCAATTAAAGGGTCGGGAACCTCTGCATCAGAATCGAATAACTGAAAGCTAGGGACTCCCTGATTAGTAGAAGGCATCGACCAGTATTTGATCCCAAATTCATCGTCATTTGGGCTGTAAAGGCCGAGGCATGAACCTCCACCATTATCAAGGTTTGTATTATCATAATAAGAATCGGGAATTGCATCTTGTGGATTAGTAAATGGAGCTCCAGCATCGGATATAGAATTATTGTAAACTGCTTCAGAAGGTATTAATGGCGTAATTTCTTCATCTGAATCACTGAGTACAATAACTTCAATATCCCCAGCTGGTGCAGAAGGATTTTGGTCATTGAATCCACTTGATTGATCAATGTTCAAAGAAAAAGATTCATAATCAATGCCATTGGCTGTGGAAAAATCGAGGTTTCCACCACCATCTTGGTTGACGCTACCATCCTCACCATCTCTGCCACTTCCAGTGGCACTGCTGCTCATTGGAATTATATTTTGAATCTGATCGTTGTTCCCAAAATTTTCCTGGAACCTATTTGCCAGTGAGATCCCAAGCATGCCATCAGGTTTGTTGAGTTCCCAGTGACcattttggttttttttaatACCAAGTTTCAGGCCAGCGTGATTATCAGAACCAACACCAACTTCCTGTTTGACTGGTTTAAATTCAGGTTTCAGTTTTGATTCAGTCTCCGTGGAGGAAGCACAGACGGTACCATCAGGCAAATGCCATAGCCCAAGCTCTCCAAGACCTCTACAATCGCCATCTGCCTTTACACGCCAAGAACCATCTGGCTTCACCTCAATCTCTGTGACATCTTCTCCACAACTCCGCATctaaaataaaattagaaaGCATAACATTcataagaaaaaataaaaaagatatcTTCAGCCTCAAGGCATAATGTAGCCAATACCTGAGATGCGATTCTATTGAAATATGGGTCTATGATAATTTTCTCCAAAGAATAGTTCTTCAAACAAATAGGACATTGCCACTGGATCCAGTACAACAACAATGAAAACATAAGTGAGGAAGAAGGGCAAGACACATTATTTTAAAGGTTGTACAAGTTAGATGATCATAAATACATTTTAGTACCAG is part of the Primulina eburnea isolate SZY01 chromosome 1, ASM2296580v1, whole genome shotgun sequence genome and encodes:
- the LOC140835048 gene encoding E3 SUMO-protein ligase SIZ1-like isoform X1 gives rise to the protein MDLVASCRDKLAYFRIKELKDVLTQLGLSKQGKKQDLADRILAILTDDRVSVMWAKKNAVGKEEVAKLVDDTYRKMQVSGTVDLASKSQGVSNSKNVKTEEQIEDSYTTDKIRCLCGSTLPTDSMIQCEDPRCNVWQHMTCVVIPEKPMEGVLPDTPEIFYCEICRLSRADPFWATVAHPLYPAKLNITNVPTDGSNPGQSIEKTFQLSRADKDLLSKQDYELQAWCMLLNDKVTFRMQWPQYADLQVNGVPVRAINRPGSQLLGANGRDDGPVITPCTRDGINNITVTGCDARLFCVGVRIVKRRTLQHVLSMIPKEAEGEGFEDALTRVRRCVGGGDTKENADSDSDIEVVADFIPVTLRCPMSGLRMKVAGRFKPCVHMGCFDLEVIVEMNQRSRKWQCPICLKNYSLEKIIIDPYFNRIASQMRSCGEDVTEIEVKPDGSWRVKADGDCRGLGELGLWHLPDGTVCASSTETESKLKPEFKPVKQEVGVGSDNHAGLKLGIKKNQNGHWELNKPDGMLGISLANRFQENFGNNDQIQNIIPMSSSATGSGRDGEDGSVNQDGGGNLDFSTANGIDYESFSLNIDQSSGFNDQNPSAPAGDIEVIVLSDSDEEITPLIPSEAVYNNSISDAGAPFTNPQDAIPDSYYDNTNLDNGGGSCLGLYSPNDDEFGIKYWSMPSTNQGVPSFQLFDSDAEVPDPLIDMQHGSLNCSSTINDFALAAETGMGPAAFIPESTAQHSDINNGLLDNPLVVNGNDPSLQIFLPTRPSETPVAQSDLRDHQEHSHGSISNEDWISLRLGDGGAGGQVDSATENGLRPGRHLKSKDGALGSLADTASLLLAMNNDDRSGKTIRERSDSPFSFPRQRRSVRPRLYLSIDSESE
- the LOC140835048 gene encoding E3 SUMO-protein ligase SIZ1-like isoform X2; its protein translation is MDLVASCRDKLAYFRIKELKDVLTQLGLSKQGKKQDLADRILAILTDDRVSVMWAKKNAVGKEEVAKLVDDTYRKMQVSGTVDLASKSQGVSNSKNVKTEEQIEDSYTTDKIRCLCGSTLPTDSMIQCEDPRCNVWQHMTCVVIPEKPMEGVLPDTPEIFYCEICRLSRADPFWATVAHPLYPAKLNITNVPTDGSNPGQSIEKTFQLSRADKDLLSKQDYELQAWCMLLNDKVTFRMQWPQYADLQVNGVPVRAINRPGSQLLGANGRDDGPVITPCTRDGINNITVTGCDARLFCVGVRIVKRRTLQHVLSMIPKEAEGEGFEDALTRVRRCVGGGDTKENADSDSDIEVVADFIPVTLRCPMSGLRMKVAGRFKPCVHMGCFDLEVIVEMNQRSRKWQCPICLKNYSLEKIIIDPYFNRIASQMRSCGEDVTEIEVKPDGSWRVKADGDCRGLGELGLWHLPDGTVCASSTETESKLKPEFKPVKQEVGVGSDNHAGLKLGIKKNQNGHWELNKPDGMLGISLANRFQENFGNNDQIQNIIPMSSSATGSGRDGEDGSVNQDGGGNLDFSTANGIDYESFSLNIDQSSGFNDQNPSAPAGDIEVIVLSDSDEEITPLIPSEAVYNNSISDAGAPFTNPQDAIPDSYYDNTNLDNGGGSCLGLYSPNDDEFGIKYWSMPSTNQGVPSFQLFDSDAEVPDPLIDMQHGSLNCSSTINDFALAAETGMGPAAFIPESTAQHSDINNGLLDNPLVVNGNDPSLQIFLPTRPSETPVAQSDLRDHQEHSHGSISNEDWISLRLGDGGAGGQVDSATENGLRPGRHLKSKDGALGSLADTASLLLAMNNDDRSESE